Proteins from a genomic interval of Lacticaseibacillus pabuli:
- a CDS encoding SpaH/EbpB family LPXTG-anchored major pilin has product MKHQAKHLALALIMVLGTIIGAVGALRPVVTTAADGDSVTIQVNKRDGAGLNQVVDNSNAADVDKMLQDTKPVAGATFSIYNISDKFYSEIKNKPDKSRDELIAEAIFNSGTYTAGIEPSTGTTGADGVANIPGLPEKTSSNYSVFMVKETGTPKGHYGSVPFIIILPIENEDGVVRVYPKNYQVSKRLLTGTEDGPRDFEVGTELEYQVDFTIPTDITRPQNAYINFTILDKMTGVDYVKDSLAVYLDGAETATPLADLGGVLTEPGNGTIWKIVLAPTDPQRAGIYKDNAGKTVSLKYKVKTTQALVPDNAAMNELTFQNFSGGQNHTTKVDSTAIITGGMKIMKVNEEGEKLKDAGFVLSLGGKYARFEGTLPNITGVTWVDELAPSDDADKPTVIRTDENGLAAVPGLKYGDYTLIEVETPEGHLVPKDDDAKFDYTVAFETYSKDQKTITNYKTMGNGSLPSTGSIGLIAIVLIGLVLLIGAFFLRNKKNDKTA; this is encoded by the coding sequence ATGAAACATCAAGCAAAGCACTTGGCGTTAGCATTGATTATGGTGCTGGGCACAATTATCGGCGCAGTCGGTGCCTTGCGTCCAGTTGTGACGACCGCCGCTGACGGGGATTCTGTGACCATTCAGGTGAACAAACGGGATGGGGCGGGGCTAAATCAAGTGGTTGATAACAGCAATGCGGCTGACGTGGATAAAATGTTGCAAGACACTAAGCCTGTTGCTGGCGCGACGTTCAGCATTTACAACATCAGCGATAAGTTCTATTCAGAGATCAAAAACAAACCAGACAAGTCTAGGGATGAACTGATTGCAGAAGCCATTTTCAACTCGGGGACCTACACGGCCGGCATCGAGCCGAGCACTGGGACGACGGGAGCAGATGGGGTTGCGAATATCCCGGGATTGCCTGAGAAAACTAGTTCGAATTACTCCGTCTTTATGGTGAAAGAAACTGGTACCCCCAAAGGTCATTACGGGAGCGTACCCTTCATCATCATCTTGCCAATCGAAAATGAGGACGGGGTGGTGAGGGTTTACCCGAAAAACTACCAAGTGAGTAAGCGGCTCTTGACGGGAACTGAGGATGGCCCCCGCGATTTTGAAGTTGGTACCGAACTCGAGTACCAAGTGGATTTCACCATCCCCACGGATATTACCCGGCCGCAGAACGCCTACATCAATTTCACCATTCTCGACAAGATGACAGGGGTGGACTACGTCAAAGATTCACTCGCGGTTTACCTGGACGGTGCGGAGACAGCTACACCCCTGGCAGATCTGGGGGGCGTGCTGACTGAGCCGGGCAATGGTACTATCTGGAAGATTGTGCTAGCACCAACGGACCCGCAACGCGCCGGAATCTACAAGGACAACGCGGGTAAAACGGTCAGCTTGAAGTACAAGGTGAAGACGACTCAGGCGTTGGTTCCGGATAACGCCGCAATGAACGAACTCACCTTCCAAAACTTCTCAGGTGGCCAAAATCACACCACGAAGGTTGATAGCACAGCAATTATCACCGGTGGCATGAAGATTATGAAGGTCAACGAGGAAGGCGAAAAACTAAAGGACGCCGGGTTCGTGCTGTCACTCGGCGGCAAGTACGCCCGGTTTGAGGGGACGTTGCCAAACATCACTGGCGTTACTTGGGTGGATGAACTGGCGCCGAGTGATGACGCGGACAAACCAACCGTCATTCGGACTGATGAAAACGGACTCGCTGCGGTGCCTGGTCTGAAGTACGGCGACTACACCTTAATCGAAGTTGAAACGCCAGAAGGACACCTTGTGCCTAAGGATGATGACGCCAAGTTTGACTACACGGTGGCGTTTGAGACTTACAGCAAGGATCAAAAGACCATTACAAACTATAAGACAATGGGGAACGGTTCATTGCCGTCCACAGGTAGTATCGGGCTGATTGCCATCGTGCTCATTGGACTGGTCTTACTGATTGGGGCATTCTTCCTTCGCAACAAGAAAAACGACAAAACTGCCTAA
- a CDS encoding ABC transporter ATP-binding protein, producing MSKILEVNDLVIDFHTYAGTVHAIRDVSFHLNKGETLAIVGESGSGKSVTLRTIMGLLAKNGEVKNGEILFNGEDILKKSEHELNEMRGNDISMIFQDPMTSLDPTMPIGKQVAEVLHIHGNISKQAAMDEAARVLETVGIHNAKVRLKDYPHQFSGGQRQRIVIAIAIINNPQILIADEPTTALDVTIQAQILDLLKELQTKIDTSIIFITHDLGVVAGIADRVAVMYAGKIVEYGTVDEIFYNAQHPYTWGLLESMPTLETNSDRLHAIPGTPPSLLDPPKGDAFAPRNHYAMQIDTEEEPPFFKVSDTHYAATWLLHPDAPKVELPPEIARRREIWKKMNPETKEAE from the coding sequence GTGAGCAAAATCCTAGAAGTTAATGATTTGGTGATTGATTTTCACACTTACGCCGGAACGGTGCACGCCATCCGCGACGTGTCCTTCCACCTGAACAAGGGTGAGACGCTGGCGATTGTTGGTGAATCCGGTTCTGGTAAGTCTGTTACCCTGCGTACCATCATGGGACTCCTGGCCAAAAACGGGGAAGTTAAGAACGGGGAAATCCTGTTCAACGGCGAAGATATTCTGAAGAAGTCCGAACACGAATTGAACGAAATGCGTGGGAATGACATCTCCATGATTTTCCAAGACCCAATGACTTCACTTGACCCAACCATGCCAATTGGTAAGCAGGTCGCTGAAGTGCTCCATATTCACGGGAACATTTCGAAGCAGGCTGCGATGGACGAAGCTGCGCGTGTCCTGGAAACTGTTGGGATCCACAATGCGAAGGTTCGTCTTAAGGACTACCCACACCAGTTCTCCGGTGGTCAACGTCAACGTATTGTTATCGCGATTGCCATCATCAACAATCCGCAAATTCTGATTGCTGATGAACCAACCACCGCGCTGGATGTGACGATCCAGGCGCAGATTCTGGACCTGCTCAAGGAACTGCAGACGAAGATCGATACGTCGATTATCTTCATCACGCATGACCTGGGGGTTGTTGCCGGGATTGCCGACCGTGTCGCCGTTATGTACGCCGGCAAGATTGTTGAATACGGGACTGTGGATGAAATCTTCTACAACGCCCAGCACCCTTACACTTGGGGTCTGCTCGAATCCATGCCGACGCTGGAGACAAACTCCGATCGCCTGCACGCCATTCCTGGGACACCACCAAGTTTGCTGGATCCACCAAAGGGCGATGCGTTTGCACCACGTAACCACTACGCGATGCAGATTGATACAGAAGAGGAACCACCATTCTTCAAGGTGTCTGACACGCATTACGCCGCAACCTGGCTCTTGCATCCAGACGCACCAAAGGTAGAATTGCCACCAGAAATTGCGCGTCGTCGTGAGATCTGGAAGAAAATGAATCCAGAGACGAAGGAGGCGGAATAA
- a CDS encoding pilin N-terminal domain-containing protein, with protein MRKIAIALAILILLMLGSPTVVHATSGKVELILHKRVLPAAKQETGRYPNSGEQLAGNSPLLSKTEGLNGIRFKIYDATPLRTAAAGQGATADEFTSTYTNMEIGAAQQLIDQQGLHYVTTITTGRDAQLREDGVARVQLPSVSHGAPTAFYLIEDWQDTSTVNLVAAQFKPLMLALNIRGADGTVLDPIHFYPKNEIYARDPYFFKFGRNDDKEWRLAGASFVLARRTTAGELLYLADKQPSTTQLRWQLSTDPAGDRSIRRFTSDASGLVATPNVLLPGGDYQFQEVEAPTGYTRRPTPVPVHIPRTWQEAVTVDHQKIVEYPTSVFPDHEIKLARVRVYNEKIGSSSPGSSNSSPNSHQQAQHGWLDFLPQLGNRRSLITIGLGLILMVCAGIVWRSRKRDRRH; from the coding sequence ATGCGCAAAATTGCAATTGCTTTGGCCATCCTCATTTTGCTGATGCTCGGTAGCCCGACCGTCGTCCATGCTACATCTGGCAAGGTCGAGCTCATCCTCCACAAACGCGTGTTGCCGGCAGCCAAACAGGAGACTGGTCGGTACCCGAATAGCGGCGAACAGCTGGCCGGCAACTCGCCACTACTCAGTAAAACTGAGGGCTTGAACGGGATTCGTTTCAAAATCTATGACGCGACGCCGCTGCGCACGGCTGCGGCTGGCCAGGGTGCCACTGCCGATGAATTCACTTCTACCTACACGAACATGGAAATCGGGGCGGCGCAGCAACTGATTGATCAACAAGGCCTGCATTATGTGACCACTATCACGACGGGACGTGACGCCCAGTTGCGGGAGGATGGTGTGGCCAGGGTGCAGTTGCCGTCAGTGAGCCACGGCGCGCCGACAGCCTTTTACCTGATTGAAGATTGGCAGGATACTAGCACGGTCAACTTGGTTGCGGCGCAGTTCAAGCCCCTCATGCTGGCGCTGAACATACGCGGCGCGGACGGGACAGTGCTTGACCCCATTCATTTTTATCCAAAGAACGAAATCTATGCGCGCGATCCGTACTTCTTTAAATTCGGCCGTAATGACGACAAAGAGTGGCGTTTGGCGGGTGCCAGTTTCGTTCTCGCCCGCCGCACGACGGCAGGTGAATTGCTTTACCTCGCTGACAAGCAGCCCAGCACCACACAGTTGCGATGGCAGCTAAGCACGGATCCGGCCGGTGACCGTAGTATTCGCCGCTTCACATCGGATGCCAGTGGCCTCGTCGCGACGCCCAACGTACTGCTGCCAGGTGGGGATTACCAGTTTCAAGAAGTCGAGGCACCGACTGGGTACACACGTCGGCCGACGCCCGTCCCGGTGCACATTCCGCGCACTTGGCAGGAGGCCGTCACGGTGGATCATCAAAAAATCGTGGAGTACCCCACGAGTGTCTTTCCAGACCACGAGATTAAGCTGGCGCGCGTCCGCGTGTACAACGAAAAGATTGGGTCTAGCAGTCCTGGCTCAAGTAACAGCAGTCCGAACAGTCACCAGCAGGCGCAACACGGCTGGCTGGACTTTTTGCCGCAGCTAGGCAACCGGCGGAGTCTCATCACGATTGGCCTGGGGTTAATCCTCATGGTCTGTGCCGGAATTGTCTGGCGCTCACGCAAACGGGATAGGAGGCACTGA
- a CDS encoding ABC transporter ATP-binding protein, which yields MADEKKEVLVSVKHLKQYFNPGKKDEVRAIQDISFDIYKGETLGLVGESGSGKTTTGRAIIRLYKPTSGEIKFEGKDIAKLRNSSKQMAEFRRETQMIFQDPYASLNPRMKIKDIIAEGIDIHHLAKDSKDRDAQVANLLELVGLNPDHASRYPHEFSGGQRQRIGIARALAVQPQFIIADEPISALDVSIQAQVVNLLKEIQDQRNLTYLFIAHDLSMVKYISDRIAVMHNGRLVELSTSDEVYNHPLHPYTQSLLSAIPVPDPETERRRKAVAYDSSIEEDGQDRSMVEITPGHFVYAAAGEIEGYKAKAASYNA from the coding sequence ATGGCTGACGAAAAAAAGGAAGTCTTAGTTTCCGTTAAGCACCTGAAGCAGTACTTCAACCCTGGTAAGAAGGATGAAGTCCGTGCCATTCAGGATATCTCCTTTGACATTTACAAGGGTGAGACCTTGGGACTTGTTGGTGAATCTGGTTCTGGTAAGACCACCACTGGCCGTGCCATCATCCGTTTGTACAAGCCAACGTCTGGTGAAATTAAATTCGAAGGCAAGGACATTGCCAAGCTGCGCAACAGCAGCAAGCAGATGGCTGAGTTCCGTCGTGAAACCCAGATGATTTTCCAAGACCCATACGCATCGCTCAATCCACGTATGAAGATCAAGGATATCATCGCTGAAGGGATCGATATTCACCATCTCGCCAAGGACAGCAAGGACCGCGACGCACAGGTTGCCAACTTGCTGGAACTGGTTGGTTTGAACCCCGACCATGCGTCCCGTTACCCGCATGAATTCTCAGGTGGCCAGCGTCAGCGTATCGGGATTGCCCGTGCGCTTGCCGTGCAGCCACAGTTCATTATCGCTGACGAACCTATCTCCGCGCTGGATGTTTCCATCCAGGCCCAGGTGGTTAACCTGCTCAAGGAAATTCAGGACCAGCGTAACCTGACGTACCTCTTCATCGCCCATGACTTGTCCATGGTGAAGTACATTTCCGACCGAATTGCCGTTATGCATAATGGCCGTTTGGTTGAACTGTCAACTTCTGATGAAGTCTACAATCACCCGTTGCACCCGTACACGCAGAGCCTGCTCTCCGCCATTCCTGTTCCAGATCCTGAAACAGAACGGCGTCGCAAGGCAGTTGCCTACGACTCAAGTATCGAAGAGGACGGCCAAGACCGTTCAATGGTCGAAATCACACCAGGCCACTTTGTTTACGCCGCTGCCGGCGAAATCGAAGGCTACAAGGCCAAGGCTGCGAGCTACAATGCTTAA
- the opp3b gene encoding oligopeptide ABC transporter permease yields MAKYILKRIFYLILTLFIIASLTFFLMKLMPGTPFNNPKIPAEQLAALKKANGLDKPVYVQYLKYLGGMLHGDFGTSYQFAGQSVSHLIASRVAPSLQIGAQAMVIGTLLGILLGAVAAIRANTWVDSVATIFAILGRSIPNFVFAALLQFWLAYKLHIFPIALWDGFSSSILPTIALAMAPLAQTARFMRTEMVDVLNSDYIELARSKGESEWGVVAKHALRNSMIPVVTIIGPMAVDLMVGSLVVENIFAIPGIGEQFVRSILTNDYPTIMGLTMLYSFMLVVVLLISDILYGLIDPRIRLSGGSK; encoded by the coding sequence ATGGCTAAGTACATTTTAAAACGTATCTTTTACCTGATCCTGACTCTTTTCATCATCGCGTCGCTTACGTTCTTCTTGATGAAACTCATGCCAGGGACACCATTTAACAACCCGAAGATTCCGGCTGAACAGCTGGCAGCTTTGAAGAAGGCTAATGGCCTCGACAAGCCTGTCTACGTTCAGTACCTGAAGTACTTGGGCGGCATGCTGCACGGTGACTTTGGGACCTCTTACCAGTTCGCTGGTCAGAGTGTTTCCCACCTCATCGCTTCCCGTGTTGCACCTTCACTTCAGATTGGTGCACAGGCAATGGTCATCGGGACATTGCTCGGGATCCTGCTTGGTGCCGTTGCGGCTATCCGCGCGAACACCTGGGTTGACTCTGTTGCAACGATTTTCGCGATTCTGGGTCGTTCCATTCCTAACTTCGTGTTCGCTGCGCTACTCCAGTTCTGGCTGGCCTACAAGTTGCACATCTTCCCAATCGCACTGTGGGATGGTTTTAGTTCTTCCATCCTGCCAACGATTGCGCTCGCGATGGCGCCACTTGCCCAGACCGCACGATTCATGCGGACTGAAATGGTCGATGTGCTGAACTCCGACTACATTGAACTTGCCCGTTCTAAAGGTGAGAGCGAATGGGGCGTTGTGGCAAAGCACGCGCTGCGGAACTCAATGATTCCAGTTGTCACCATCATTGGTCCTATGGCCGTCGATTTGATGGTTGGGTCTCTTGTTGTTGAAAACATCTTCGCGATTCCTGGGATTGGGGAACAGTTCGTCCGTTCCATTCTGACGAACGATTACCCGACCATCATGGGTCTGACGATGCTGTATTCCTTCATGCTGGTTGTGGTCCTGCTGATTTCCGATATTCTGTATGGATTGATCGACCCACGTATTCGACTTTCAGGGGGGTCTAAATAA
- a CDS encoding SpaA isopeptide-forming pilin-related protein, producing the protein MRKLWRMIAILGLVLVQLQACFTMFTAGRVHAQTGQAIISTPVVQVTAEGTRHDDYVAWQIDYDLTPSTDTSTRSLRLFISSDEAGQTLATDVHGDLQDDAQTQPWWRMATPTATAATGQVIVRTASDVQQLYVRVQVDRHLLGESTEMLAGEDAQPKKVTIAAATTEDFAGSETAESEDAQPANPDEQTGNQTSQQSTDGSASAGNQSANLKPELPATAQPEEKSDTQEDVTTTEASGPDRQDEKIPDTDATDAEAAVEPPSIITTPEPEIIPDSELTPDVEPQPNDTALASGPVSGIQALVLWSNDGPNIKEGDEFFTRRDTILRVFRVASATQPVTWQDALPGEYICPVDTMVTIDHLEVYRDPDTRAKWHYVVKMFDQETYQPGNPSDVVVSDRIAGYRPATLWNKESIELDAAVPYRAYTFYNDAPRQYVNFWKRSDALANWEHLNGAVFSVSRNGKVAHDLKQTTPTGGMFEIQLLEGEYLFTETVAPEGYEPGAQFRVSVTLDDEYNTQIAADGLVKVNGNNAFYNRKNPYHFRLIKSASTGERLAGASFQISGDSVFAQGKTNRQGELELDPKPDLPPGNYEIEELAAPEGFAELAGTFTLTIGANHQTVDLTYSGSDLEKKDYRVEMVPSTTGNATDYVVYIVNHAAGPPVAQGSLPHTGGPGHWWLISAGLLLMFGATLIHRQQRRWD; encoded by the coding sequence ATGCGTAAACTGTGGCGAATGATTGCAATATTGGGCTTGGTTCTCGTGCAACTCCAGGCATGTTTCACGATGTTCACTGCAGGGCGCGTCCATGCACAAACGGGACAAGCCATTATCAGTACGCCGGTGGTGCAGGTGACTGCAGAGGGGACACGCCATGACGATTACGTTGCTTGGCAAATTGACTATGACCTGACGCCTAGCACAGATACGAGCACGCGGTCGTTGCGCTTATTCATCAGCAGTGACGAAGCGGGACAGACTCTTGCCACAGACGTTCATGGTGATTTGCAGGATGATGCGCAAACACAGCCGTGGTGGCGGATGGCAACGCCGACAGCGACAGCGGCGACGGGTCAAGTGATCGTGCGCACGGCAAGCGATGTGCAGCAGCTTTACGTGCGGGTGCAGGTGGACCGACATTTGCTGGGGGAGTCCACAGAAATGTTGGCGGGCGAGGACGCCCAGCCCAAAAAGGTGACCATAGCGGCGGCGACGACCGAAGATTTTGCGGGTTCGGAGACCGCCGAGTCTGAAGATGCGCAACCGGCTAATCCTGACGAACAAACGGGTAATCAGACTAGCCAACAATCGACTGACGGGAGTGCATCTGCGGGAAATCAATCAGCCAATCTAAAGCCCGAACTACCCGCCACCGCGCAACCTGAGGAAAAATCGGATACCCAAGAGGACGTGACGACAACCGAGGCATCAGGCCCGGACCGGCAGGATGAAAAAATTCCAGACACGGACGCGACAGATGCCGAGGCGGCAGTCGAGCCACCGTCGATCATCACGACACCAGAACCAGAAATTATCCCGGATTCTGAATTGACCCCAGACGTTGAACCACAGCCAAACGATACGGCGCTGGCGTCTGGACCCGTGAGCGGGATTCAGGCTTTAGTACTTTGGAGCAACGACGGGCCGAACATTAAGGAGGGTGATGAATTCTTCACGAGACGCGATACAATCCTCAGAGTTTTCAGAGTCGCGAGCGCGACACAGCCCGTGACGTGGCAAGATGCGCTGCCTGGCGAGTATATTTGCCCCGTGGATACGATGGTGACGATTGATCATCTTGAGGTATACCGTGACCCAGACACCAGGGCAAAGTGGCATTACGTTGTTAAAATGTTTGACCAAGAAACTTATCAACCAGGCAACCCAAGCGATGTGGTCGTATCGGACCGAATTGCCGGTTACAGACCCGCAACGCTATGGAATAAAGAGTCGATTGAATTGGATGCGGCGGTGCCTTATCGCGCTTACACGTTTTACAACGATGCGCCACGGCAGTACGTCAACTTCTGGAAACGTAGCGATGCTTTGGCAAACTGGGAGCACTTAAACGGAGCGGTTTTTTCGGTTTCCCGGAACGGCAAGGTTGCCCATGATTTAAAACAAACGACTCCCACCGGCGGCATGTTTGAGATTCAACTGCTGGAGGGCGAGTACCTCTTCACCGAGACGGTTGCACCTGAAGGCTACGAGCCTGGGGCCCAGTTTCGTGTCAGCGTGACACTGGACGATGAGTATAATACGCAGATTGCGGCGGATGGGCTCGTTAAAGTCAACGGGAATAACGCCTTCTATAATCGTAAAAATCCGTATCACTTTAGGTTAATCAAAAGTGCCAGCACGGGCGAGCGGCTCGCGGGTGCCTCGTTTCAGATTTCCGGCGACAGTGTCTTTGCGCAAGGCAAGACCAACCGGCAGGGGGAGCTCGAGCTGGACCCCAAGCCGGATTTACCACCGGGCAATTACGAAATTGAGGAGCTGGCCGCACCTGAAGGGTTTGCCGAATTGGCAGGGACCTTCACGTTGACCATTGGCGCCAATCATCAAACGGTAGACCTGACGTACAGCGGCAGTGATTTAGAAAAGAAGGACTACCGGGTGGAGATGGTGCCTAGTACAACGGGCAATGCAACCGATTATGTCGTCTACATCGTGAACCATGCGGCAGGACCACCAGTTGCACAGGGTTCGCTGCCGCACACAGGTGGTCCGGGACATTGGTGGCTAATTTCAGCCGGCCTGCTCCTCATGTTTGGGGCCACCCTGATACACCGACAGCAAAGGAGGTGGGACTGA
- a CDS encoding ABC transporter permease, giving the protein MADYKINADSFKKAHIEKEAQEHISTPSLTFSQDAFRRLKRNKVAMVSLWILIIMAALAILSFWISPQNPNTQHLKWNNLPPKIADLNIPGFRGMGLYQGGKTDVYKAVGVPNNVWYALGTDSLGRDILSRILVGTRVSLFVALMATLFDLTIGIIYGIVSGWNGGMVDNVMQRFIEIISSVPNLVVVILMLLVFRPGLLSIIIAIGFTGWVTMARLIRAQTLQLRDQEFILAAQTLGESPLKIALKHLIPNLSSTIIIQTMFTIPTAIFFEAFLSYIGIGIPAPTASLGTLLSDGQKNFRFLPYQMIYPAIVISVLMLAFNLLADGLRDAFDPRSER; this is encoded by the coding sequence ATGGCTGATTACAAAATTAATGCCGATAGCTTTAAAAAGGCACACATTGAAAAAGAAGCCCAGGAACACATCTCCACACCTAGCTTGACCTTCTCGCAGGATGCTTTCCGGCGTTTGAAGCGCAACAAGGTGGCGATGGTCTCCCTGTGGATTCTGATTATCATGGCAGCACTTGCCATCCTGAGTTTCTGGATTTCACCACAGAACCCCAATACGCAGCACCTGAAGTGGAACAACTTGCCACCTAAGATTGCTGACCTGAACATTCCCGGTTTCCGCGGGATGGGGCTCTACCAAGGCGGCAAGACCGATGTCTACAAGGCCGTGGGTGTACCGAATAACGTTTGGTACGCACTGGGCACTGATAGCCTGGGCCGTGACATCCTGAGCCGTATCCTCGTTGGGACACGTGTTTCCTTGTTCGTTGCCCTCATGGCGACCCTGTTTGACCTCACCATTGGGATCATCTACGGGATTGTCTCTGGCTGGAACGGGGGCATGGTCGATAACGTGATGCAGCGTTTCATCGAAATCATCAGTTCCGTGCCAAACCTGGTTGTGGTTATCCTGATGCTCCTGGTCTTCCGTCCAGGTCTGCTGTCCATCATCATCGCGATTGGGTTCACCGGGTGGGTGACCATGGCCCGACTAATTCGAGCCCAAACCCTGCAGCTGCGTGACCAAGAGTTTATCTTGGCCGCCCAGACGCTGGGTGAATCACCACTCAAGATTGCGCTGAAGCACTTGATTCCAAACTTGAGCTCCACCATTATTATCCAGACGATGTTTACCATTCCAACGGCGATCTTCTTTGAAGCCTTCCTGTCCTACATCGGGATTGGGATTCCTGCGCCAACCGCTAGTCTGGGGACGCTGCTGTCTGATGGGCAAAAGAACTTCCGGTTCCTGCCTTACCAGATGATTTACCCGGCCATTGTCATCTCCGTCCTGATGCTCGCATTTAACTTGCTGGCTGATGGTCTCCGTGATGCCTTTGACCCTCGCTCAGAACGATAG
- a CDS encoding HAD family hydrolase: MEPYLIITDIDGTLAVDHQHVSPRTVAALNACMDQGHQFFVATGRMYALAKIIANQVGPRAGVIGSNGAVYDFGGKRVHHLLGEKALRAVNEITESHGLTAFYFTDDTVYYTKTPPTFVADALRVFDKGLTVEVKEVGTLENLLAHKERITNGIVISPRDSFGLKRSMNELDASGLLHVSASNTDNMELIPKGIDKATAIQELQKLTGIPAERTIAFGDGMNDRGMLQVAGISVAMANAVAAVKNIAKYETASNTEDGIAKFLEQRFNLPHPHIN; this comes from the coding sequence ATGGAACCATATCTCATCATCACCGACATTGACGGGACACTCGCAGTGGATCATCAGCACGTGTCGCCGCGCACGGTCGCCGCGTTAAATGCCTGCATGGACCAGGGTCACCAGTTTTTCGTTGCCACTGGCCGCATGTACGCTCTGGCAAAGATTATCGCTAACCAGGTGGGCCCACGTGCAGGTGTGATTGGCTCGAACGGCGCCGTGTACGATTTTGGCGGCAAGCGGGTGCACCATCTGTTAGGCGAGAAGGCCCTACGAGCGGTGAATGAAATTACGGAAAGCCACGGACTGACCGCTTTTTACTTCACAGATGACACGGTTTACTACACCAAGACGCCGCCGACCTTCGTGGCAGATGCCCTGCGCGTTTTCGATAAGGGCTTGACCGTCGAGGTGAAGGAAGTCGGCACGCTGGAGAATTTGCTGGCACACAAGGAACGCATTACCAACGGAATCGTCATCAGCCCACGTGACAGCTTTGGACTTAAGCGGTCGATGAATGAGCTGGATGCGTCAGGGTTGCTGCACGTTTCGGCTAGCAATACGGATAACATGGAACTCATTCCCAAGGGCATCGACAAGGCCACGGCCATCCAGGAGTTGCAGAAGCTGACCGGGATTCCTGCCGAACGGACGATTGCGTTTGGCGACGGAATGAACGACCGGGGGATGCTCCAGGTCGCAGGGATTAGCGTGGCGATGGCGAACGCGGTGGCCGCCGTTAAAAACATCGCGAAGTACGAGACGGCATCGAATACCGAGGATGGCATTGCCAAGTTCTTGGAGCAACGATTTAATTTGCCACATCCACATATAAATTAA
- a CDS encoding class C sortase: MTKRDWIRRVLLTLGILICLYPFASRAMVAIHDRIQIGELRRDKADQEKRAAALAKLEGNKFAPAFTTKNLDKEMQQQVLGSITLPTLQVGMLLFDNISEDALNRGAGVLHGGSAPTGGRGTHAVISAHSGLPGKEFFSRLHKMKKGDRFVITVGERKLAYAVDAKFTVEPHDVSQLHIDPNRDLVTLLTCTPVPLNTHRLLVRGHRVPYTAELSRAIEVAQRRSDWRNGVILVIVTLALLGLLWLIWRRKKRQAVD; encoded by the coding sequence ATGACCAAACGAGATTGGATTCGGCGCGTGCTCCTCACCCTCGGCATTTTAATCTGCTTATACCCCTTCGCGAGTCGGGCGATGGTTGCCATCCATGACCGGATTCAAATCGGTGAATTGCGGCGGGACAAGGCAGATCAGGAAAAACGTGCCGCGGCGTTGGCCAAGTTAGAAGGCAACAAATTTGCCCCGGCCTTCACGACGAAGAATCTGGACAAGGAGATGCAACAGCAGGTCCTTGGCAGCATCACCCTGCCGACGTTGCAGGTGGGGATGCTCCTCTTCGATAATATCTCCGAGGACGCGTTGAACCGCGGTGCGGGTGTCCTGCACGGCGGTAGCGCCCCCACCGGCGGGAGAGGCACCCACGCCGTCATTTCGGCACACAGCGGCTTACCAGGCAAGGAGTTCTTCAGCCGTCTGCACAAGATGAAGAAAGGCGACCGCTTTGTGATCACGGTGGGTGAGCGCAAGTTAGCCTATGCCGTCGACGCGAAGTTCACCGTCGAACCTCATGATGTTAGCCAGTTGCACATTGATCCAAATCGGGATTTGGTGACGCTCCTAACCTGTACGCCAGTGCCACTGAATACGCATCGACTGCTCGTTCGGGGCCACCGTGTGCCTTACACGGCAGAACTCAGCCGCGCAATCGAAGTGGCACAGCGGCGCAGCGATTGGCGCAACGGCGTCATTTTGGTCATCGTGACCTTGGCACTGCTGGGACTGTTATGGCTCATTTGGCGGCGTAAGAAACGTCAAGCAGTCGATTAA